In Kineococcus sp. NBC_00420, a single genomic region encodes these proteins:
- the coaA gene encoding type I pantothenate kinase: MSTGAPTHVPVNSHPSSANPYVVLDREHWSALRASTPLTLTAEDVTRLRGLGDRVDLREVEEVYLPLSRLLTLYDRSAGSLHAATSTFLGEAVARTPFVIGIAGSVAVGKSTTARVLRELLSHWPETPRVELITTDGFLLPNAELERRGILHRKGFPESYDRRALLRFVAAVKSGVPEVRAPVYSHLVYDIVPGEEVVVRRPDVLIVEGLNVLQPARVRDDGTQGVAVSDYFDFSLYVDARSEDVRNWYVDRFLELRRTAFSKPQSYFHRYASLTDDEAVERARRIWNDINGPNLAENVLPTRGRATCVLQKGPDHSVRQVRLRKV, translated from the coding sequence GTGAGCACCGGCGCACCCACGCACGTCCCCGTGAACTCACACCCGAGCTCCGCCAACCCCTACGTGGTCCTGGACCGCGAGCACTGGAGCGCGCTGCGCGCCTCGACCCCGCTGACCCTCACGGCCGAGGACGTCACCCGGCTGCGCGGTCTCGGCGACCGGGTCGACCTGCGCGAGGTCGAGGAGGTCTACCTCCCGCTGTCGCGGCTGCTGACCCTCTACGACCGTTCCGCGGGTTCCCTGCACGCCGCGACGTCGACCTTCCTGGGCGAGGCCGTGGCGCGGACCCCGTTCGTCATCGGGATCGCCGGGTCGGTGGCCGTGGGCAAGTCCACGACGGCCCGCGTGCTGCGCGAACTGCTCTCGCACTGGCCCGAGACCCCCCGGGTCGAGCTCATCACCACCGACGGGTTCCTGCTGCCCAACGCCGAGCTGGAACGCCGCGGGATCCTGCACCGCAAGGGGTTCCCCGAGAGCTACGACCGGCGGGCGCTGCTCCGCTTCGTCGCGGCGGTGAAGTCCGGGGTCCCCGAGGTCCGGGCCCCGGTCTACTCCCACCTCGTGTACGACATCGTCCCCGGCGAGGAGGTCGTCGTGCGCCGCCCCGACGTGCTCATCGTCGAGGGCCTGAACGTCCTGCAACCGGCCCGGGTCCGCGACGACGGGACGCAGGGCGTCGCGGTCAGCGACTACTTCGACTTCTCGCTCTACGTCGACGCCCGCAGCGAGGACGTGCGGAACTGGTACGTCGACCGGTTCCTGGAACTGCGGCGGACGGCGTTCTCGAAGCCGCAGTCCTACTTCCACCGCTACGCCTCGCTCACCGACGACGAGGCCGTGGAACGCGCCCGCCGGATCTGGAACGACATCAACGGCCCGAACCTCGCCGAGAACGTCCTGCCTACCCGGGGCCGGGCCACCTGCGTGCTGCAGAAGGGGCCCGACCACTCGGTGCGTCAGGTGCGGTTGCGCAAAGTCTGA
- the glmS gene encoding glutamine--fructose-6-phosphate transaminase (isomerizing), which produces MCGIVGYVGAAQHGSEVVLEGLRRLEYRGYDSAGIAVLTPGGVQTRKKAGKLANLVELLDADPLPAAGTAIGHTRWATHGGPTDGNAHPHVGQGGRLALIHNGIVENFATLRTELLGAGVEFTSETDTEVVAHLLARAYDADAAGDLTAAMRAVCARLEGAFTLLAVHADEPGTIVGARRNSPLVVGLGEHANYLGSDVAAFIAHTREALELGQDQIVTITPDDVVVTGFDGSPSQGRRFHVDWDAAAAEKGGFPSFMAKEIHDQPQAIADTLLGRTDANGRLQLDEMKISEAQLRSIDKIVVIACGTAAYAGQVAKYAIEHWCRIPVEVELAHEFRYRDPVVSERTLVVAISQSGETMDTIMAVRHAREQGAKVLAICNTNGSTIPRESDAALYTHAGPEIAVASTKAFLAQITACYLLGLYLAQLRGNKFADEIAQVLAELQEIPAQVRQVLDGLEQVREIARYMADTRSVLFLGRHVGYPVAMEGALKLKELAYIHAEGFAAGELKHGPIALVEPGTPVFVVVPSPRGRDSLHAKVVSNIQEVRARGARTLVIAEQGDTAVEPFADVVIRIPQTSTLLSPLLAVVPLQVFACELATAKGLDVDQPRNLAKSVTVE; this is translated from the coding sequence ATGTGCGGAATCGTCGGGTACGTGGGGGCAGCGCAGCACGGGAGCGAGGTCGTCCTCGAAGGGCTGCGTCGGCTGGAGTACCGGGGCTACGACTCCGCGGGCATCGCGGTGCTGACCCCCGGTGGTGTGCAGACCCGCAAGAAGGCCGGGAAGCTGGCCAACCTCGTCGAGCTCCTCGACGCCGACCCGCTGCCCGCGGCGGGCACCGCGATCGGGCACACCCGCTGGGCCACCCACGGCGGCCCCACGGACGGCAACGCCCACCCTCACGTCGGGCAGGGCGGCCGGCTCGCGCTCATCCACAACGGCATCGTCGAGAACTTCGCGACGCTGCGCACCGAGCTGCTCGGGGCCGGTGTCGAGTTCACCAGCGAGACCGACACCGAGGTCGTCGCGCACCTGCTCGCCCGGGCCTACGACGCGGACGCCGCGGGGGACCTGACCGCCGCCATGCGGGCCGTCTGCGCCCGCCTCGAGGGCGCGTTCACGCTGCTCGCGGTGCACGCCGACGAACCCGGCACGATCGTCGGCGCCCGCCGCAACTCCCCGCTGGTGGTGGGGCTCGGTGAGCACGCGAACTACCTCGGCTCCGACGTCGCGGCGTTCATCGCCCACACCCGCGAGGCGCTGGAGCTGGGCCAGGACCAGATCGTCACCATCACCCCCGACGACGTCGTCGTCACCGGCTTCGACGGCTCGCCCAGCCAGGGCCGTCGCTTCCACGTCGACTGGGACGCGGCGGCCGCCGAGAAGGGCGGGTTCCCGTCCTTCATGGCCAAGGAGATCCACGACCAGCCGCAGGCCATCGCCGACACCCTGCTCGGGCGGACCGACGCGAACGGCCGGCTGCAGCTGGACGAGATGAAGATCTCCGAGGCGCAGCTGCGCAGCATCGACAAGATCGTCGTCATCGCCTGCGGGACGGCCGCCTACGCCGGCCAGGTCGCGAAGTACGCCATCGAGCACTGGTGCCGCATCCCCGTGGAGGTGGAACTCGCCCACGAGTTCCGCTACCGCGACCCCGTCGTGTCCGAGCGCACCCTCGTCGTCGCGATCTCGCAGTCGGGGGAGACGATGGACACGATCATGGCCGTCCGCCACGCCCGCGAACAGGGCGCGAAGGTGCTGGCGATCTGCAACACCAACGGCTCGACGATCCCGCGCGAGTCCGACGCGGCGCTCTACACCCACGCCGGACCGGAGATCGCGGTCGCTTCGACGAAGGCGTTCCTCGCCCAGATCACCGCCTGCTACCTGCTCGGCCTGTACCTGGCCCAGTTGCGCGGCAACAAGTTCGCCGACGAGATCGCCCAGGTCCTCGCGGAACTCCAAGAGATCCCGGCCCAGGTCCGCCAGGTCCTCGACGGGCTGGAACAGGTCCGCGAGATCGCCCGCTACATGGCCGACACCCGCTCGGTGCTCTTCCTCGGCCGCCACGTCGGCTACCCGGTGGCGATGGAGGGGGCGCTGAAGCTCAAGGAACTCGCCTACATCCACGCCGAGGGTTTCGCGGCCGGTGAGCTCAAGCACGGGCCGATCGCGCTGGTGGAACCCGGGACCCCCGTGTTCGTCGTCGTGCCCAGCCCGCGCGGGCGGGACTCCCTGCACGCGAAGGTCGTCTCCAACATCCAGGAGGTCCGGGCCCGCGGCGCGCGCACCCTGGTCATCGCCGAACAGGGCGACACCGCCGTGGAACCCTTCGCCGACGTCGTGATCCGCATCCCGCAGACCTCGACGCTGCTGTCCCCGCTGCTGGCCGTGGTGCCGCTGCAGGTGTTCGCCTGCGAGCTCGCGACCGCCAAGGGCCTCGACGTCGACCAGCCCCGCAACCTCGCGAAGTCCGTCACCGTGGAGTGA
- a CDS encoding holo-ACP synthase — protein sequence MIIGVGIDVVDVARFKRQVERTPLLLERLFGDGERNLPAESLAARFAAKEAVAKSLGAPVGLVWRDVVVEREDGHRPEIMVRGSAKKIADAAGVSVFHLSLSHDAGIATAMVVAESR from the coding sequence ATGATCATCGGAGTGGGCATCGACGTCGTCGACGTCGCGCGCTTCAAACGTCAGGTCGAACGGACACCGTTGCTGCTGGAACGCCTCTTCGGCGACGGCGAGCGGAACCTGCCCGCGGAGTCCCTCGCGGCGCGGTTCGCGGCCAAGGAGGCCGTGGCGAAGTCGCTCGGCGCGCCCGTCGGGCTCGTGTGGCGCGACGTCGTCGTCGAACGCGAGGACGGCCACCGGCCGGAGATCATGGTCCGCGGGAGCGCCAAGAAGATCGCCGACGCGGCGGGAGTGTCGGTCTTCCACCTCTCGCTCTCCCACGACGCCGGGATCGCGACGGCCATGGTCGTGGCCGAGAGCCGCTGA
- a CDS encoding NAD(P)H-hydrate epimerase, whose amino-acid sequence MIAAHRVADVRAAERATMVGLPGGALMQRAAAALDVECARILREATGGVSGRSVLVLAGSGDNGGDALYAAARLAARGVGVTALTTSDRVHDDSLRSARRAGVRTRPWRAGDEDVCAAADLVLDGIAGIGGHGGLRPDFEGLSALDGPVVVAVDVPSGLDADTGALTGELMAADVTVTFGTAKPAHLLAPAAARCGRLVVVDLGTSHHLPEPAVRRVEPQDVAARWRRAAPGDDKYSRGVVGVVAGGPDYTGAAVLAVEAAVRAGAGMVRYLGPRHPTELVRQRRPEVVAGPGRVQAWVLGPGVSPDDPEQQDRIRDALASGEPAVVDAGALGGLPDTLGPQHVLTPHAGELARLLGAERRDVEADPLTHARRVHERTGATVLLKGSVTTVVGAHGVFTAASAPTWLATAGAGDVLAGILGAALAGRPDEDPAQVAADVAVLHGRAAALASAGGPLAALDVADAVPAALTSLPGW is encoded by the coding sequence GTGATCGCCGCGCACCGCGTCGCCGACGTCCGCGCTGCCGAGCGGGCGACGATGGTCGGGCTCCCCGGGGGCGCGCTCATGCAGCGGGCCGCGGCGGCCCTCGACGTCGAGTGCGCGCGGATCCTGCGCGAGGCGACCGGCGGGGTCAGCGGACGCTCGGTGCTCGTCCTCGCGGGCTCCGGCGACAACGGCGGCGACGCCCTCTACGCCGCGGCCCGCCTCGCCGCTCGTGGGGTCGGGGTCACCGCGCTCACGACCTCCGACCGCGTCCACGACGACTCGCTGCGCTCGGCCCGCCGGGCGGGCGTGCGCACCCGGCCGTGGCGAGCGGGCGACGAGGACGTCTGCGCCGCAGCGGACCTGGTCCTCGACGGGATCGCCGGCATCGGCGGTCACGGTGGTCTGCGCCCGGACTTCGAGGGGCTCAGCGCCCTCGACGGACCGGTCGTCGTGGCCGTCGACGTCCCCTCCGGTCTCGACGCCGACACCGGCGCGCTCACCGGCGAGCTGATGGCCGCCGACGTCACCGTCACCTTCGGCACGGCGAAGCCCGCGCACCTGCTGGCCCCGGCTGCGGCCCGCTGCGGCCGGCTCGTCGTCGTCGACCTCGGCACCTCCCACCACCTCCCGGAACCGGCGGTCCGGCGGGTCGAGCCGCAGGACGTCGCCGCCCGCTGGCGCCGCGCCGCCCCCGGCGACGACAAGTACTCCCGCGGCGTCGTCGGCGTCGTCGCGGGCGGGCCGGACTACACCGGCGCCGCGGTCCTCGCCGTCGAGGCCGCCGTCCGGGCCGGGGCCGGGATGGTGCGCTACCTCGGTCCGCGCCACCCCACCGAACTCGTCCGGCAACGGCGTCCCGAGGTCGTCGCGGGTCCGGGCCGGGTCCAGGCCTGGGTGCTGGGGCCCGGGGTCTCCCCGGACGACCCGGAGCAGCAGGACCGCATCCGCGACGCGCTGGCCTCGGGCGAACCCGCCGTCGTCGACGCCGGCGCCCTCGGCGGCCTGCCCGACACCCTCGGCCCGCAGCACGTCCTCACCCCCCACGCCGGGGAACTGGCCCGCCTGCTCGGGGCCGAGCGGCGCGACGTCGAGGCCGACCCGCTGACCCACGCCCGCCGCGTCCACGAGCGCACCGGGGCCACGGTCCTGCTCAAGGGCTCGGTCACCACCGTCGTCGGCGCGCACGGCGTGTTCACCGCCGCGTCCGCGCCGACCTGGCTCGCCACCGCCGGGGCCGGTGACGTCCTCGCCGGGATCCTCGGCGCAGCCCTCGCGGGTCGCCCCGACGAGGACCCCGCGCAGGTCGCCGCGGACGTCGCGGTGCTGCACGGCCGGGCCGCCGCCCTCGCCTCGGCCGGTGGTCCGCTCGCCGCCCTCGACGTCGCCGACGCCGTCCCCGCGGCGCTCACCTCCCTGCCTGGCTGGTGA